The genomic window ATCTTGCATATTCATGATTGAAAAACCATCGTCATTATAATTAAATGCCTCGTTCAATACAGATTCGACATCTCTCGTTATTTTTTCCGAGTCTTTTGAATCCTTCATATAAACGTCAACGCTCGAAATGTACCCGGTCCCAAGGAGACTTATGGAGGTTGTATAAGGAATGATGACACTATCATTATTGGAGGAACTTGAAAAACTGTTTGACTCCTGTAAAATACCGATCACATTGTAGGCGATGCCGCCTATAATCAGCTTTTTGCCAATGGGGTCTATTCCCCAGAACAAATCTTTGGCAATATTCGAACCAATAAGGCACACTTTGTTTTTACTTTTTATATCTAGCGAGTTTATCCCTCTTCCCCTTTCAACAGCGTCTCTTGTCTTTGAAAAATACACTTCATTTTTACCTTGAACTGACACATCCGTTTTCACATTGCCGGAATAGGTAACAGATGTCGTCCCGGAAATGGTCGGGGAAACCCCGGCAACATGATCGATAATTGCAAGCTTATTAATATCGCTTTGAATAAGCCCTTGTTTTAGAGGTGTTCCCATTGCAGTAACGGTTATTTTATCTGCCCCGAATGTAGCAAACTCGCTTGTCATCTCATTTGTTGCCCCCTTGACTATGGTGATGAGCGCGATAATGGAAGAGACGCCTATCACAATCCCCAGGATCGTCAGGAAGGAGCGCATTTTGTTATGAATTAGATTTATCCATGCCATTTTCATATTTTCCTTAAACATTACGCACATCCCTCACTTAGTTTCCCGTCTAATATGTGTACAATCCTGCTTGCATTTCTGGCTATATCGGTATCATGAGTAATCATGATAATTGTTTTTCCCTCTTCGTGAAGCTCTTGAAAAAGCTCCATGATTTGATGGCCCGTTTTTTGATCTAACGCTCCGGTAGGTTCATCTGCAAGCAAAACAGTTGGTTCTGTTACCAAAGCTCTCGCGATTGCAACCCTCTGCTGCTGGCCTCCTGAAAGTTGATTTGGGCGATGATTCAGTTTTTCAGCGAGGCCTACCCTGGCGAGCATTTCCCGGGCGCGATTTTTGCGTTCTTTTTCCGAAACTCCGGCATAGACAAGAGGGAGCTCTACATTTTGGAGCGCACTAAATCGCGGAAGGAGCTGGAACTGCTGAAACACAAAACCGATCTCCTTGTTCCGGATCGCTGCCAATTCTGTTTCATCAAGCTCATCAACCTTTTGATCCGAAAGAACATAATCACCACTTGAAAGTGAATCGAGGCAGCCAATAATATTCATAAGTGTTGTTTTACCTGAACCGGATGGTCCAAGGATTGAAACGAAATCACCTCTATTGATTTTTAGATTGATACGATTCAATACAATTTGTTCTTCCCCGCCCAGATGATAAGTTTTTGTGATATTGTTCATCACAAGAATTTGATCTTTCATTATCGTTCACCTGCAGTCGTTTTTTCAGAATCCGCAGCTCCGCCATGTTCAAAACTGTCTTCCTTTGAAGTTGTTTTAGGGATCATAATGACATCGCCGGCCTTGACTCCGCTTTTAATTTCAATAACTGTTCCATCATTAATGCCTGTTTGAATATATTTTCTGGCCGGCTTTTCTTTTTCTGCCCGAATGAGAACGTACGGCTTATTTTTGCTGTCAAACTGTATAGCTTTCATCGGAAGAATGGTTACGCCGGTTGCGTTTTCATTTAATATTTTTGCCTCTGCACTCATGCCCGGCCGTATAGCCTTATCTTTTTCGAGGTCAATCGTTGCGGTAAAGTAAGAGACGCCATTTTCGTTTTGGGCTTCTTTTGAGATTGCAGAAACGATGCCGTTTACTTCCTTATTCAACGCGTTGATTGTAACCTTGACCTTTTTATTTACCTCTAAAAAATCAAGATCATACTCGTCAACTTTTACTTTAGTTTGTATATTCGTGTAGTCCGCAATTTCCATGAGCTGTGTCCCTTCAACTGCATGAGTGTTATTCTTTGTGTAAATTTTCGCAACTTCTCCATCGATATCAGCCTTTATTTCTCCGCTGGAAGTTTTCAGCAATACATCGTTTTTCTTAACTTGATCTCCTTCTTTAACCAATACCGCATTAATATGCATTTCCTTTGTGCTAAAAATGTTCTGTCTGGACTTTGGTTCAACGATTCCTGAAAAGCTGTAATAGGTAGTGATATCTCCTGTCGCGGCTTTTTCTTCATCAAATCCGGCTGCACTGCTCTTAAATATGAATGGTGAGACAAGAAAGGCTATCATTGTGAGCCCCACGATAGACCAAAGCATGACCTTTTTCTTTTTTTTCCTATTTTGTTTCATACTCAACCTCATTCCCTCCAAATTTTGTTATACTGTAACAATAAAACTTCAAAATGAACTCAATATGAACGATCCAAATATAGGTGCAAAAGACCAATCGTTTCTTCCTAAATGATTCCTCCCTTCTGTTTATAATCCAATATTACTGTTTTTTACCAATTAAATTACGCAATCTTTTTGCGTTGCTGCCGCAATTATTTTGCGGGATACCACATTTATTTTCCGTGTCTTTTAGAAACAACCCTATAAGACCCTTGCTCTTTCATTGCCATTGCTTTTAACTTTTTTAATCACATTTAAAAAGCCTGGAACTATAAACCTTTTTCAGCCATAAAAAAACCCCTTAAAGCAGTGCTGCCCAAAAGGGTTTTTTAACACCTGCTTTAAGAGGTCCGGGTTTATCTTCGAACAAAAAAACCTGCCCAAAATGGAACTTCCCCATCTTTGCTCATTTGCACATCCAGTTCAAAGAAGTCAGCATTCATGTCAAACGCTTTCTCAAACGCAGCCATTGTGTTTTCCGGTGCATAACCTGATGCACCACGGTGAGCGACCGTTTCAATTTTGTACTCTTTTTCCACTGGTGAACTCGATTTCGCTTCAAAGGACGGTGACATCATCAGACCAGCAAGAAGTGCGGCAGCAGAAGCAGTTGCAAAACTGGCAATCATCATATCATCTCCTTTATCAATCTATTGATAAGATTAATTGGAGACTATAAAGAAGCGATGACAACGAAACTGAATATTTATTAAAATACGTCGACTCTCTTGTAAATTAGGAATAAAGTGGAAAAGCCTGAAGTTCGAATCCCACTCAGATTTGACGCCATGAACTGGATTTCCACCGGGCTTAAATAATAAAAACAGAGCCAATTGTAATTGTTGACCCTGTTTTGTTAAAGTGCCTCATCCGTTTCGTATAACAACTTTTTGAATAATTCCCGGTGCGGGTTGGAATTCTGTGTAGAAAGACCGACAGCATAGAGATTTAAGCGGCGGTTCAAATTAACTTAATTCATTATTTCACACAGGCTTTGCCGTTTCCTTCCGGGTGACTTCGTCAATTTTATGTACAAACATTTGGAAAACGCGCCTTTTTTCTTCTAAATCACGGATAGACTCTTTCAGCTGTTCATATTTCTCCTCGAATGGTTTATGGTAACGCTGGCGAATCGTTTCAATGATTTCTTCGTTCACTGTCGACTGAATGACTTGCTTTGTGATGCCATTATTTATATGCATAAACTTTCAACTCTTGTTTGACTTGCTCATATTCTTGATCAATCTGGCTCAAAACTTCAGATATATCTTCCTTCCATTCTTCAAGGGATTTCTGTATGTACGATTGTTTCGTCATTTCATCCATGAAAACACCTTCCCGCCAATTATATAGTTTATCCCTATTCCATTTTAACGCAGCTTTTTTACAGCCCGTTTTCTGAAAAATTACATTGTCATTTCATTTATGGTTTATATTTGGCGGGTTTCCTTTTCTGTTACTACAAAAATAACTAAAACATTTCAGTTGACCTATAGGACGGACAGTTCACCTTTGTATTCAATTTCTTTTTTCAAAAAAACTGAACCAAAAACCGCTTTTTCACGATCTTTGGTTCAGTGCATCATTTCCCTTTTGCTATTTTTATAAGTGAAGCAATATTTGCTGCAGCCCTTTCCACATATTCTGCTGCATGTTCAAAAGCGTCTGATAACGGTATAACACCCGGAACAATGCTGAATACCGCATCAATTCCGTGCTCGCGGACAATCTCGCTGTCGCTTGCAATATTTCCAGCTATCGCGATCACTGGAACACCATATTTTTTCGCTGTTTTGGCTACCCCGATCGGCGTTTTGCCGGAGATCGTTTGTGAATCGATTTTTCCTTCCCCGGTAATTACAAGGGAAGCATCTTTTACATGTTCATGAAAGTTTGTCGCTTCTATTAAGATATCAATCCCTCTTTTTAATTCGGCTGACAAAAAGGCAAGAAGTCCCCCGCCAAGGCCACCGGCAGCTCCTGAGCCGGGCACTTTTGCGATTGATTTTCCTAAATCTTTTTCAATAATTCGCGCATAATGTTTGAGATTTTTATCAAGCTGGCGAACCATTTCCGGTGTTGCACCCTTTTGCGGACCAAAAATTGCCGAAGCACCTTTTTCACCTGTCAATGGATTGTCTACATCGCAAGCGACTTCAATTTTCACCAATTTGAGACGGGGATCCATCCCGGATACATCGATAGATGCTAATTGGTCCAGGGATCCTCCGCCTTCGCTAATTTGATTTCCTTTTTCATCCAGAAACTTTGCTCCGATTGCCCGCGCCATTCCGGCACCTCCATCATTCGTAGCGCTGCCGCCGATTCCGATAATGATTTTTTCAACATCTTCATCAAGTGCGGCAGAAATCAATTCACCGGTCCCTCTTGTCGATGTAACGAGCGGATTTCTTTTGTTCGCCGGCACAAGATGAAGCCCTGATGCAGCTGCCATCTCGATGACGGCCGTTTTCCCATTTCCGAGAAGTCCGAAAAATGCTTGAACAGGTTCTCCCAGTGGACCTGTTACTGTTTTTTCAACAATTGTTCCATTTGTGGCGTCCACAAGAGACTTGACCGTTCCTTCTCCCCCGTCAGCCATCGGGATCTTTACAATATCCGCGTCAGGAAATATCGTGCGGAAACCTTTTTCGATAGACTCAGCAACTTGTATAGCCGTTAAGCTTTCTTTAAATGAATCCGGTGCAATCACGACTTTCATATTGACACACCTCTTATCCAAAATTTAGATACATAAAACTTGAGTCAACACAACAGTGGGTTATTAGTAGAATGTATTTTAATTTAAGTATAATATTGCACGAAAAGTTAAAATTTTTGAATCGGTGTTTAGAAAAATAGGAAATTTTTTCTTGTAGATAACTGAAAATACGTTTTATTATTTTTTTACGACATAAAGTTAAATGAGTTACATGGTGCGTCCATTTTCTAAAAATTCCAAAGCTAAATCAACACCTGTCCATTCCTTTTTGTTTTTTCTTCATATCTTATATTACGAGAAAAAAAATCTCTCGAGAAAACCCAGCTGCATGAATCCGCCGACCGTGCAGCAGTCTCACCTCCTCAATGGTAGAAGCGTAGCTACATGCATACGCTTCTAATTTATGATGTTTTAGCTAATTATTTATAAAAAAATTCTAGTTAGAAACCAGATTTGAACCCTATAGACAAGATCTCCTTAGAGAGATTTAAAGTAAATATATCTGGCAAATATGGATATTTTTATCCTTGTGACCTTTGTCCAACCGAATTCTTTTTTGAAACATATTTTAAAGTAAGGTTGCTGATAAAGCATTCCTTAATCAATCCAATGGGAGGTGATATTTTATGTGCTGGGGATCTTGCGGTGCTGGTTACGGTGGTTACGGTTACGACGGTGCTGGATACGGTGGTATGGGCAGTAATTTTGCGTTGATCGTTGTTTTGTTTGTCCTATTAATTATCGTAGGTTGTTTTTGCTTCTTTTAATAGTTAAGAATATCGAATAGTTTTATTTGGGACGAGCAAAAAACAAACTATTTTAAAAAAACGACTATTCAAAGGGAATTGGAGGTGCTAAGCATGAGTGATGGATTTGGAGGAATTAGAAACGCTTTTGCGTTAATCGTTGTATTGTTTGTTTTACTCATCATTGTAGGATGTTCTTGTAGAAACATCTTTTAAGCTGCTGCAAAGTAAATATTTGAATATCTTGAAAAACAAAGGACAGATTCTAATGATCTGTCCTTTCAGATATTTCCTGAAAACCTTGCAAACGGAAGCCGTGCATTTATAAATCAGCTATTAAACGGATTGAAAAGACTTTGCGGCCTTTATTAAATCTTCAATTCCCTTCAAATCTCCCTGTTCAAATAACTCGATAATCTTGCTTCCGACGATCACGCCGTCACAGTACTGACTCATTTCCCTTACATGCTCCGGTGTGGAAATTCCAAATCCGGCGAGAACCGGCTTATTGCTGACACTCTTTACCCGATTTAAATACTTGCTCAACTCTTTTTGAAAACCTGACCGGGCTCCGGTGATTCCCGTCACTGTTACGGCGTATAAAAATCCTCTGCCCCGTCCGGCAATTTCTTTTATCCGTTCAAGCGGACTTGTTAAGGTAACGAGACGGATCAATTCAATTCCTGAATCTTCCAACATTGGAGCAATCAGTTCTTCCTCTTCAATCGGAAGATCCGGAATAATACAGCCGTCCACACCTGCTTTTTTAGCGTCAAGAATAAACTTGCCCATTCCATAGGCAAGGACAGGATTTACATACGTCATCGCAATCAGAGGAATCGAAACAATCGGAC from Bacillus methanolicus includes these protein-coding regions:
- a CDS encoding ABC transporter permease, translating into MFKENMKMAWINLIHNKMRSFLTILGIVIGVSSIIALITIVKGATNEMTSEFATFGADKITVTAMGTPLKQGLIQSDINKLAIIDHVAGVSPTISGTTSVTYSGNVKTDVSVQGKNEVYFSKTRDAVERGRGINSLDIKSKNKVCLIGSNIAKDLFWGIDPIGKKLIIGGIAYNVIGILQESNSFSSSSNNDSVIIPYTTSISLLGTGYISSVDVYMKDSKDSEKITRDVESVLNEAFNYNDDGFSIMNMQDMLSSINEMTRMLSLMLAGIASISLVVGGIGIMNMMLVSVTERTTEIGLRKALGAEPRRIQQQFLIEAVFLSVFGGIIGLLLGALIAFAVCSLIGTSFLLSTSTVLLALGFSAAIGIIFGIAPARKASQLNPIDALRSI
- a CDS encoding ABC transporter ATP-binding protein, with the protein product MKDQILVMNNITKTYHLGGEEQIVLNRINLKINRGDFVSILGPSGSGKTTLMNIIGCLDSLSSGDYVLSDQKVDELDETELAAIRNKEIGFVFQQFQLLPRFSALQNVELPLVYAGVSEKERKNRAREMLARVGLAEKLNHRPNQLSGGQQQRVAIARALVTEPTVLLADEPTGALDQKTGHQIMELFQELHEEGKTIIMITHDTDIARNASRIVHILDGKLSEGCA
- a CDS encoding efflux RND transporter periplasmic adaptor subunit — its product is MKQNRKKKKKVMLWSIVGLTMIAFLVSPFIFKSSAAGFDEEKAATGDITTYYSFSGIVEPKSRQNIFSTKEMHINAVLVKEGDQVKKNDVLLKTSSGEIKADIDGEVAKIYTKNNTHAVEGTQLMEIADYTNIQTKVKVDEYDLDFLEVNKKVKVTINALNKEVNGIVSAISKEAQNENGVSYFTATIDLEKDKAIRPGMSAEAKILNENATGVTILPMKAIQFDSKNKPYVLIRAEKEKPARKYIQTGINDGTVIEIKSGVKAGDVIMIPKTTSKEDSFEHGGAADSEKTTAGER
- a CDS encoding glycerate kinase is translated as MKVVIAPDSFKESLTAIQVAESIEKGFRTIFPDADIVKIPMADGGEGTVKSLVDATNGTIVEKTVTGPLGEPVQAFFGLLGNGKTAVIEMAAASGLHLVPANKRNPLVTSTRGTGELISAALDEDVEKIIIGIGGSATNDGGAGMARAIGAKFLDEKGNQISEGGGSLDQLASIDVSGMDPRLKLVKIEVACDVDNPLTGEKGASAIFGPQKGATPEMVRQLDKNLKHYARIIEKDLGKSIAKVPGSGAAGGLGGGLLAFLSAELKRGIDILIEATNFHEHVKDASLVITGEGKIDSQTISGKTPIGVAKTAKKYGVPVIAIAGNIASDSEIVREHGIDAVFSIVPGVIPLSDAFEHAAEYVERAAANIASLIKIAKGK
- a CDS encoding YjcZ family sporulation protein, with the protein product MCWGSCGAGYGGYGYDGAGYGGMGSNFALIVVLFVLLIIVGCFCFF
- a CDS encoding YjcZ family sporulation protein, producing the protein MSDGFGGIRNAFALIVVLFVLLIIVGCSCRNIF
- the trpA gene encoding tryptophan synthase subunit alpha produces the protein MNRIEKTFATLKERNEKAFVPYIMAGDGGLDSLQEKIVFLEKAGATAIEIGIPFSDPVADGPTIQRAGIRALKEGTTLRGVLSALAEIRPIVSIPLIAMTYVNPVLAYGMGKFILDAKKAGVDGCIIPDLPIEEEELIAPMLEDSGIELIRLVTLTSPLERIKEIAGRGRGFLYAVTVTGITGARSGFQKELSKYLNRVKSVSNKPVLAGFGISTPEHVREMSQYCDGVIVGSKIIELFEQGDLKGIEDLIKAAKSFQSV